The region ATAAGCATCCAATCATTATAAAGCCAAATAATCATGAGTTGAGCGCGATTGTTGGAAGAAGTCTGAAGTCAGATGATGAAATAGTTGATGCGGCTCGAGAACTAATTAATAAAGGTGCACAGAATGTTCTTGTTTCAATGGCTAGTGATGGCGGAATTCTTGTCACAAAACGAGAGGTATATCGAAGTTATGCACCTAGTGGTCAAGTGATAAATTCTGTAGGCGCTGGGGATTCAATGTTAGCCGGATTTATTGGTGAATATTATCAGAATAAAAATGTTGAAACTGCTTTTAAAAGGGGTCTTGCTTGTGGAAGTGCAACGGCATTTTCACTAGATATTGCCGACAAATTGATGATTAAAAAAGTTTACTCAGAAATTAACGTTAAAAAAGTTAGGAGTGAAAATTGATGGAAATTAAACAATTATTAAAACAAAATTTAATGATCCTAGATTTAAAGGCATCGGATAAGGATGATGCAATTAATCAAATGGTCAATAAATTGTTTAAAGAAGGTATCATAGGGGATAAAGATTCATACAAGGCAGGAATTGTTAAACGCGAAGAGGAGTCTACAACTGGTATTGGCGATGGAATAGCAATGCCTCATGCCAAAGATAAATCTGTTAAGCAAGCTGCAGTTTTATTTGCGAAGAGTAGTGATGGGGTGGATTTTAATTCACTTGATGGAAAACCTGTAGAGTTGTTCTTCATGATTGCAGCACCTGAGGGAGCTAATAATGAGCATTTACAAGCTTTAGCCAAATTATCAAGTCTTTTAATTGATCCTAAACTTGTAAATGACTTGAAAAAGGCTGGTTCGTCAGATGAGGTTTGGCAGTTGTTTGAAAATGCTGAGAAGGCAAAAGAAAAAGAAGATCAGGCTGATTCTTCTAAAATTGAAAGTAGTGAAAAACCTTTCATCGTTGCCGTTTCAGCATGTCCTAACGGAATTGCACACACATATATGGCCGAAGCAGCTCTTATAAAAAGTGCAAAAGAAAAGGGAATTGACATAAAAGTTGAAACAAATGGATCAGAAGGGGTAAAGCATAAATTAACGAAAGATGATATCGAAAGAGCCACAGGTGTAATTGTAACAGCTGATAAAAAAGTTGAGATGGCCAGATTTGACGGGAAAGAACTTTTAAACCGCCCAGTTATTGATGGTATTAATAAATCTGGAGAATTAATTGATTCAATTTTAGCGGACCAAGCTCCAATTTATCATTCAACCGGCGCCGACGGAGAAACAGAATCCACTAGTGATGGTAGTTTTTGGGGTGAAATATACAAAGACTTAATGGATGGAATATCACATATGTTACCGTTTGTTGTTGGTGGCGGTATCATTATGGCAATTTCATTTCTAATTGAACGAAGTGTTCCATCAACAAGTATGTGGTTCACATTTCCAAATCAAATTGGAACATATGCGTTTACATTTTTAATTCCAATTCTGGCCGGATTTATTGCACAGTCAATTGGTGATCTACCAGCGTTGATGCCAGGTTTCATTGGTGGTTATATGGCAACACAAGCTGCAGCAAGTGTTATTCATACTACGAGTGTTGCCGGTTTTATTGGTGGCTTAATCGCAGGTTTTGCAGCCGGAGTAATAGTTAACTGGCTTAAAAAAATATTCCAGTGGGTTCCTAAAAGCCTTGAAGGATTGAAGCCCATGCTAATCTACCCAATACTAGGATTGCTATTAGTAGGCGGTCTAATGTTCTTTATTGTTAATCCAATATTTGCGGGTGTAAATGCATGGGTTACAACATTCTTAAAGGGAATGGGTACAGGGAACGCAGTTTTGCTAGGAACACTTCTAGGAGGTATGATGGCCATTGATATGGGTGGTCCATTTAACAAAGCAGCGTATGCATTTGCTATTGCAGCATATACTTCAACAAAAGATGGTAGTCTTATGGCAGCAGTTATGGTAGGAGGTATGATTCCGCCACTTGCCACTGCCGTTGCAACGACAGTTTGGCCTTCAAAATTCACTGAAACAGAACGTCAGGCTGGAATTTCAAATTGGATTTTAGGTATTTCATTTATTACAGAAGGAGCTATTCCGTTTGCAACAGCAGATCCGCTACGAGTGATTGTGTCAAGTGTAATCGGATCTGCAATTGGTGGAGGACTTAGTCAGTTTTGGAAAGTTAGTGTCCCAGCTCCACATGGTGGTTTATGGGTGATTGGTCTTGCAGATCATAAAATATTCTATGTGGTATCAATAATAGTAGGTGCCTTAGTTGCCGGAACTATAATGGGAATTTGGAAACCAAAATTGAAAAAGGCTGTATAAATTTTCATGAAATGAATAAATGGGTTAAACTTCCTAAAAGAATGTTACTTTAGTTGTAACATTCTTTTGTTTTTGTAACATTGACGTAATGTTACTACAAACTTAGTGAAATAAAGGATTTTAGGATTATTTTTTTATAAAAAAGCTTAAATTTTTTTAAATCTTTTATCCATTGATACAAAAGGGATTAGAAGATATTTATAAAATTGCCTTGTTGAAAAAAGTTGCAATGGATAGGGCACATGCTATGATTATTTCAGTGCAAAAATTACAAAATCAATCTTTTTTGAATAACGAAAAGTATAAAACGCAAATTCTAAGGAGTGAACGAATTAAATATGGTTTCTAATTCAAAATCAAGCAAATCAAAATTATTGTTAGCAGGTGTAGCTGGTGCCGGTTTATTAGTAGCAGGTGGTTCACAAGTTGCAACTCATGCAGACTCAGTTAAAGTACAAAGCAATGACACAGTATGGGCTCTTTCACAAAAGTTTGGTGTTTCAATTAAGAGTATTGAATCATTAAATAATATTAACCCTCAAAGTCATTTAATCTTTACTGGTCAAACCTTACAAGTACCTGATAAAAAAGCTAAAACAGTTTCAGTTAAAAAATCACAATTTTCAAAAGTTATTGTAAAGAGTGGAGACAGTCTTTCAGCAATTGCTAATGAATACGGTGTTTCTGTTGACTCAATCGTTGCAGCAAATAACTTAAATAGCAATCTAATCCATGTTGGTCAAGTACTCTTGGTTCCCGTTGCTGGAACGCCCGCAGCTAATGTTGTTGTACAAACTGTTGTTCAACAACCAGTAGTACAAACACCAGTTGCAAGTGTTGCGCCAGTAAGCTCAGTTGCAAGTCAAGCACCAGTAAGCTCAGTTGCAAGCCAAGCACCTGTATCATCAGTTGCAAGCCAAGCACCTGTATCATCAGTTGCAAGCCAAGCACCTGTATCATCAGTTGCAAGCCAAGCACCTGTATCATCAGTTGCAAGTCAAGCACCAGCATCATCAACAGTTAGTGTTGCACCAGTAAGCTCAGTTGCAAGTCAAGCACCAGCATCATCAACAGCTAGTGTTGCACCAGTAAGCTCTGTTGCAAGTCAGGCACCAGCATCATCAACAGCTAGTGTTGCACCAGTAAGCTCTGTTGCAAGTCAGGCACCAGTATCATCAACAGCTAGTGTTGCACCAGTAAGCTCTGTTGCAAGTCAGGCACCAGCATCATCAACAGCTAGTGTTGCACCAGTAAGCTCTGTTGCAAGTCAAGTACCAGCGTCATCAACAGCTAGTTCAGCAGTACAAACTGAAACGACGGTTTCTAGTGCTGCCCAAACACCTGTAAGCTCAGTTGCAAGCCAAGCACCACAACAATCAAGTGCTGTTCAAACACCAGCTAGCTCTGCAAATAACGAACAAGTTCAACAAAGTTCTGCTGCAAGCCAAGCACCACAGCAATCTAGTGCAGCTGGCCAAAATAGCGCTGCTAGTTCAAGTAGTGCAGCAACTTCTTCAAGTGCAAATAATACTAATGAAAATGCTAACGTATCCGGTTCAGTAACTTCTGTTGCTCGCCAGTTAGCTAATAACACAATTCCTTATGTATGGGGAGGTAAGACTCCTGCCGGATTTGACTGTTCTGGTTTTGTTTCATACGTATATGCACATTCGACTGGTCAATATCTTCCTAGTTATACTGTAGCTATGGAAAGCTATGTTACTGACAAATCTGTATCTGCAGCAAACCCAGGAGATTTACTATTCTGGGGCGAACATGGTAGCACATGTCATGTTGGAATTTATCTTGGTAATAACCAATTTGC is a window of Pediococcus claussenii ATCC BAA-344 DNA encoding:
- a CDS encoding fructose-specific PTS transporter subunit EIIC, encoding MEIKQLLKQNLMILDLKASDKDDAINQMVNKLFKEGIIGDKDSYKAGIVKREEESTTGIGDGIAMPHAKDKSVKQAAVLFAKSSDGVDFNSLDGKPVELFFMIAAPEGANNEHLQALAKLSSLLIDPKLVNDLKKAGSSDEVWQLFENAEKAKEKEDQADSSKIESSEKPFIVAVSACPNGIAHTYMAEAALIKSAKEKGIDIKVETNGSEGVKHKLTKDDIERATGVIVTADKKVEMARFDGKELLNRPVIDGINKSGELIDSILADQAPIYHSTGADGETESTSDGSFWGEIYKDLMDGISHMLPFVVGGGIIMAISFLIERSVPSTSMWFTFPNQIGTYAFTFLIPILAGFIAQSIGDLPALMPGFIGGYMATQAAASVIHTTSVAGFIGGLIAGFAAGVIVNWLKKIFQWVPKSLEGLKPMLIYPILGLLLVGGLMFFIVNPIFAGVNAWVTTFLKGMGTGNAVLLGTLLGGMMAIDMGGPFNKAAYAFAIAAYTSTKDGSLMAAVMVGGMIPPLATAVATTVWPSKFTETERQAGISNWILGISFITEGAIPFATADPLRVIVSSVIGSAIGGGLSQFWKVSVPAPHGGLWVIGLADHKIFYVVSIIVGALVAGTIMGIWKPKLKKAV
- a CDS encoding peptidoglycan endopeptidase, which encodes MVSNSKSSKSKLLLAGVAGAGLLVAGGSQVATHADSVKVQSNDTVWALSQKFGVSIKSIESLNNINPQSHLIFTGQTLQVPDKKAKTVSVKKSQFSKVIVKSGDSLSAIANEYGVSVDSIVAANNLNSNLIHVGQVLLVPVAGTPAANVVVQTVVQQPVVQTPVASVAPVSSVASQAPVSSVASQAPVSSVASQAPVSSVASQAPVSSVASQAPVSSVASQAPASSTVSVAPVSSVASQAPASSTASVAPVSSVASQAPASSTASVAPVSSVASQAPVSSTASVAPVSSVASQAPASSTASVAPVSSVASQVPASSTASSAVQTETTVSSAAQTPVSSVASQAPQQSSAVQTPASSANNEQVQQSSAASQAPQQSSAAGQNSAASSSSAATSSSANNTNENANVSGSVTSVARQLANNTIPYVWGGKTPAGFDCSGFVSYVYAHSTGQYLPSYTVAMESYVTDKSVSAANPGDLLFWGEHGSTCHVGIYLGNNQFAAAPQPGENVQVESLSSYFYPSFAGSVN